Sequence from the Denticeps clupeoides unplaced genomic scaffold, fDenClu1.1, whole genome shotgun sequence genome:
ACGCTACCACACGCGACAGACTTTATCTActcagaatcactgctagccgtgaggtgcgcagtttcctggaccgacagccagagagcgtcaaaggggatcatcagcaactgcagcaagcgctaatcagggagttctctgacccagagtcagagcatggactgatcactgccatggaccttaaacagggcagacaggaaaccacgcaagcctactacaacagactccgacaggcctacttcggagcacgcaacgagccaggaatggaggacgatttcaatttcagatccctgttcctccggaacctgcaccccacagtaagtcactatctgggggttctggcatgcccacggacgatgtccacccaacagctgagagacttggcccacaaggccttcgccaaacaaagagctgtttcggaaaagacagcgaaaacccacaccatctatcctgtctccactcagagtgcagaactcactctagagggcgccgagcaaagccaccatgacaacagatggtcacgaacctttccagccaacagggggcagcgtggacatgacggggcccgacacaaacaccaaactggtcattccggaagatcctgggacaggtcacaaccaccctccaacccaagggatgaagccacatgggaaggaaagagacgacccagaaggagccaattttcagcaacacaagcgtcaagatcagattggcagcagccgaacccttctcaacactctctggatcagtccagatttaaatcaccagcaggaccaaactgggaagccacatctgaagcagcagagattatgagagttttgaaggaactcctccaggaaagGCACCAGAGGGGGGGCaaaaaggatgagtcagatcaggcatgactaagcgtgcagtctgaccctatcacccaatcaaagtcccctcaacataatcctcccaaccaactcaaacataatcctctgctgaccacagaacgagAGGTCCCACCACCAAGTGATATCACGCAACCACAGCAGATTACTATGGAACCATCAGAACCAGCCAACTCCCAGCATCACACCTCAAGCCAGGACCTTGATGTACCTGAGAGTGCTGTCTTGGTGGTCTGTCTGCCGGAAGAGTCATGGGAGACTGGTCCTGACTGCTTACCGATTACCACACAAGCCCCAATACCAAGACTGTTGGGGAACCTAATTGAAAGGGGGGTAGCCAAGAAGCTGtacctgaccaccactttgGAGAATGAGGTAAGGCTAGAAGCCCTGGTGGACACGGGAGCAGACCtgactctgatgtcagcccagcttttcgacagacttcagattgctgccaagagacagaatcgaactctcgaatataagaactgtgtgctgaacgtacaatcatacagccaaaatgatgtacaactagAACAACTAGCTCCCATTCACCTAACCATCGGCCCTATGACCTTAGTACACCCTgtgtacatctctccatttgacacatacccgctccttattggaaaagacctgctagaccgctttgagcccctattggacttcaaacagctaaaaatttgggctcaagtgcgagaacctctgcctcctcagtcaccaagaccacgccagacagactgccaggtcacaaaggccacagaaggTCTCGCCAACAACTGCGGGAACACACCGACCCAAGAGCAAGGTTCAAGGTCATCACTATGCACTTTCCAGCTGGCTACAGCAGGTGCACTACACGGCGAGTTATGGCATCCAccttcccacccacccacccttaatgtggctgccataacccgcagcaaacagactctgcccacttcaatgaccgcctcacagccgcttacgctggctcctcaaatcaccaccatggacattgctgacatgcaggcctctgacccagctatacacactatccctcaccacctctctgacccctccaaccgccctatcacagctgcacaaatggccaatacgccaaccctcaaagcactactcaacgtgaaacctatgctgtgtgtgacgcacaatattcttgggtactgccctgatgacgtcactgcgccaaggcttgtggtgccacagtgcctaaGGGGGGTCATGCTAATATATGCTCACGACACACCAAGCGACGAGTACCAGTCTGCGGTGGAACTTCCATCTTTCTTCAAGGATCACAGCCTCACCCTGGAGCCCGAACTGGAACAGAGCATTGAGGAAGGGGGGTCTCAGATAATTGATATCACCCCAATCGACACAGCCCTCCAAGCATTGTCTAGGCAACCTGTCCAGACCAACTTTCCTGTTGCCCGATCCTGGACTGCGGCCGACACAGCTCTTTGCCTCGCCACAGCGATCAGTTGCACCCTAACTCTCGGCCTTGCCTCCGTCCTgtttaacagagtaaatttggtgcaaaggtccatgaaccggtgcacggctgcatttccccggacctttcaagaaaaaccgccgtaggagagtaccccaggcggaggcagtgctgaacttgaccaaggggAACACCCGGATGGAAGACCCAAAGGCTTGCTGATCCACCTGCTATCTGACTTACAGgatccatctgtcatcccaccttcatgatccaatgtgtctgataaggtttctagttgaacacttttcagccacaaggggggatttgtagcgtctgcgtaggatcacagatggttgatcttcaaagaaccttttaacctttgacatttacataccaattacaaccctggaccctcactctgatcgtcccgtcttcccccactgtcacaaatgtagcgtctgcgtaggatcatagatggttgatcttcaaagaaccttttaacctttgacatttacatacaaattacaacctggaccctcagcctgattgtcccgtctgcccccactgtcaccaagacgatgcgaagcagacggggtctgcaaactgctcatcggggctccaagcttcaaagcattccaaagacctcctgcctggccccaccgtcgcaatacacaatcacgcacacacttaaaacatattgtctgtatcttgtgctaggaatatgtgattataagtggatcccgtatatgcacgcgttgtgtgtacgttcccttgtatgaattatactagttacaactttctattgtacattaggtaaactttaattacctataattaagtgtataagtgtatctctactttcctacctcctaaaggtccctttcttggtgtcagaaggaacttctctttactactggaacagtgatgcataccatgtgatcacaaaatacatcatacaattcctataaggtagaaattgtaactgcaacaaactacagtctctctctggaccagccataaacattccggtcagtcgtaaacccagacaaaggggaacttctcccgccaaaatgtcacacttgtgattggctattcaggccacatgatgggcgtgccagaaaacattcaaaaaggagcgtcacacaggcacgaatgctcagaacttctcttcttccttccgagacacctttcctttcaacactttgttactctttggcaacatttaccttcaaggagaaccTCCAACGCCAGACCTACGGAtcaaggatcgtgaccctacagcatcaggactctttgcatgaaataaggaccaatgcaagtaactatttagatgcacgtttaaacccctttttaaggtgaacataagaattctctgacgattctcattaggctgtggttaattgatgtgtaatactgccattctcttttcatcactttcctttaccctgtatgtatatgtttgtctaattgttgtatgctagctatagccgtgtttattaaaatctttaaattcacaatcgtttgtttctgtgtgctgctcacagctgagtcactgaacgttgaccttttaagctacatgctaagttactgctagtgggaaagctacctttcctggcaagaggggggataatcgttcccagaattgataaataattatattatctgctccgtggacggacagatcaagtaattgtaacattaattctgctacagtttatcccaaaatctaatctaaatgtttattgttaattataaccagttataattaattatagatatttcctcttgagctaattcgttacaaagccatgtaaatactttcattttaaaagtttttcaatagttaaagcttacagcacctggtattccctggtagtctcccatccaagtactaaccaggcccaagccttcttagcttctgagatcagacaagattgggcattcttcagctggtttgtccgtacacaaactctgcttgaaaatcttgaactttaaaccaaaggggcttgaacacatatcaaagagtgaaaactccctgctttactgtcaaattatgatggagaaaaggcaaaaaaagctaacaaagccatgtaaatactttcattttaaaagtttttcaatagttaaagcttacagcacatggcattcccatgtagtctcccatccaagtactaaccaggcccaagccttcttagcttctgagatcagacaagattgggcaatcttcagctgttttaaccgtacacaaactctgcttgaaaatcttgaactttaagccaaaggggcttgaacacatatcaaagagtgaaaactcccgctttactgtcaaattatgatggagaaaaggcaaaaaaagctaacaaagccatgtaaatactttaattttaaaagtttttcaatagttaaagcttacagcacatggcattcccatgtagtctcccatccaagtactaaccaggcccaagccttcttagcttctgagatcagacaagattgggcaatcttcagctgttttaaccgtacacaaactatgcatgaaaatcttgaactttaagccaaaggggcttgaacacatatcaaagagtgaaaactcccgctttactgtcaaattatcatggagaaaaggcaaaaagttggagtggtaagcttttatttgcaatacaacaaataaagtgcacacctgctagaggcaataaaatactgggtcgatgaatggagcagatggagcaggccctattgccgacttccctgttctaaaaatccgcttaatatgacatatcagatattaaactgacatcagggtgcgtagcaccttaaggccgagggctggaaaaccccacctaatcgattcagctccaccccactccatagccaagcctgtgaatgatcgttgtagagcacgcacagacaaagaaacctgaagagaagtttaaaaaaaaaaaaaaaaaaaaaaagagaaaaaaggcgggaaaacatatcaaagaaagaaaataccccttaacttactttaaaaaaaagttaacaaagtgatgtaaatactttcattttaaaagttttacaatagttaaagcttacagcacctggtattcccaggtagtctcctatccaagcactaaccaggcccaagccttcttagcttctgagatcagacaagattgggcattcttcagctggtttgtccgtacacaaactctgcttgaaaatcttgaactttaaaccaaaggggcttgaacacatatcaaagagtgaaaactccctgctttactgtcaaattatgatggagaaaaggcaaaaaaagctaacaaagccatgtaaatactttcattttaaaagtttttcaatagttaaagcttacagaacctggtattcccaggtagtctcccatccaagtactaaccaggcccaagccttcttagcttctgagatcagacaagattgggaattcttcagctggtttgtccgtacacaaactctgcttgaaaatcttgaactttaaaccaaaggggcttgaacacatatcaaagagtgaaaactcccgctttactgtcaaattatgatggagaaaaggcaaaaaaagctaacaaagccatgtaaatactttcattttaaaagtttttcaatagttaaagcttacagcacatggcattcccatgtagtctcccatccaagtactaaccaggcccaagccttcttagcttctgagatcagacaagattgggcaatcttcagctgttttaaccgtacacaaactatgcatgaaaatcttgaactttaagccaaaggggcttgaacacatatcaaagagtgaaaactcccgctttactgtcaaattatcatggagaaaaggcaaaaagttggagtggtaagcttttatttgcaatacaacaaataaagtgcacacctgctagaggcaataaaatactgggtcgatgaatggagcggatggagcaggccctattgccgactccctgttctaaaaatccgcttaatatgacatatcagatattaaactgacatcagggtgcgtagcacctt
This genomic interval carries:
- the LOC114777576 gene encoding uncharacterized protein LOC114777576, which codes for MRAETELKEREAWARACEGHLQTARAEVSTLSQQRDYLKDELDTVRRELKHSYRLQVLRTSPANIPNPPPAARGWEPSQRLHSSHGVSTKELDKLARNIPIFTPNPAGGHDVHSYLDDVDFHLQTVANATTRDRLYLLRITASREVRSFLDRQPESVKGDHQQLQQALIREFSDPESEHGLITAMDLKQGRQETTQAYYNRLRQAYFGARNEPGMEDDFNFRSLFLRNLHPTVSHYLGVLACPRTMSTQQLRDLAHKAFAKQRAVSEKTAKTHTIYPVSTQSAELTLEGCLRGVMLIYAHDTPSDEYQSAVELPSFFKDHSLTLEPELEQSIEEGGSQIIDITPIDTALQALSRQPVQTNFPVARSWTAADTALCLATAISCTLTLGLASVLFNR